A single region of the Streptomyces sp. NBC_01803 genome encodes:
- a CDS encoding ArsR family transcriptional regulator produces MSAPQVSRHLAVMRNAGLVTTSRRGR; encoded by the coding sequence ATGTCCGCGCCCCAGGTCTCCCGCCATCTGGCGGTCATGCGCAACGCGGGCCTGGTGACGACGAGTCGGCGCGGACGCTAG